Sequence from the Armatimonadia bacterium genome:
GCGCCATTCCTGCGAGCTGCAAGGTCTCGCCGAAGGGTGGCCAGCAACTGGTCGAGGCAGCGGTCGCAACAGTCCGGAACATGTTTGCGGGCTAGGTGGCTCGGATCGTGGTGACGGTCCGGCTGCCCGCGGACATCTGAGAGTACGCGAGCTCCAGGGCCCCGACAAGGGTTCTGGGGCTCGTTCTATGCCAGAGCCCTTGACAGGGGAACGAGCCAGTGCTATATGTAATTCACATAGTATGTCAATCACATAGAGTGTAGCCATGCGCCGAGGATGCTGCCCGAGACATCAGAACATGCAAGGCCCGTGCTCCTGTGGACTGGGACGGATGTCCCGCCTGGTGGAGCCCGTCATCCTGAGCCTGCTATCTCGTGACCAGGCCCGCTACGGCTACGAGATCATGGAGCAGGCGAACCGCGAGGCGCTCACCGACTCTGAGATCGATGCCGCCGTGGTGTACCGCACGCTGCGAACCCTTGAGGACGCGGGCTGTGTGCAGTCCGAGTGGCAGCCGGGCGACGGCGGACCGCACCGCCGGATGTACCAGATCACACAGGTGGGGCGCGAGCACCTGGAGGACTGGCTGAGTGTGCTGGCCCGGCATGGCGAGCGGCTCAGCCAGTTCGTGCAGCAGCACCGGACTGAGTAAGGCAGGAGCAGGTGCAGGCCTGCTCCGTTTTCGGCTATCGTATATGTAAATCACATACAGCGGAGGTTCACGAGATGAAAGCGGCAATCGCTTGCGATGGAACACGAGTTTCCCAGCACTTCGGGCGATGCGAGAAGTACCTCGTCGCCGAGCTTGACGGCACAGATACACGCAGCGTGCAGTGGCTGGCGAACGCCGGACACGAACACGGAGTGCTGCCCGAAGTCATCCGGCGCGAGGGCGTGCAGGTAGTAGTGGCAGGAGGCGCGGGGCCACGAGCCCAGCAGCTCCTGGCTGAGTATGGTGTTCAGATGATCCTGGGGGCCTCGGGCGATGCCCTGGAGGTCCTGCAGGCCCTGGCCCAGGGGACTCTGCAGCCCGGCGCGAGCTCCTGCGACCACAGCAAGTGCGATCACACCGGGTGCAATCATACCGGCTAAGCGTCCGGCCTGCGGCGCATGCGGCCAGACGCATCACTGACAAAGGACGAGGTGACCCGAATGCGAGGTTACGGCCGTCAAGTAGGGTTGCGAGGCCGGCGTGGCTCCTGTGCCGGCAGGCGTGGTGACTGGAGGGGTGGCATGGGAAGAGGGCCCGTTGCTGAGTGTGCCTGCCCGGCCTGCGGCGCGAGGATGCCGCGACAGCCGGGTGTCCCCTGCTACCAGCACAAGTGCCCCAGGTGCGGAGCGGCGATGGCACGGGCCGACCGGACCTGCCGCGCTCTGCAGCAGACCACCACTCCGCAACCGCAAGAGCCCCATGCCAGCAGCAGTACAGAAATCGAGGAGAAGTGAGCATGCCGGAAGACTGGTGTCCCCCGGAGTACAAGGCAAAGAAACAGGACGCACCACAAGATGATCATGCGGCGCAGGAGGAACGGATCCGTGAGCACGCGGCGAACATGTCGCACCAGATCCTGGTGCTGAGCGGCAAGGGAGGCGTCGGCAAGAGCACGGTGGCCACAAACCTGGCCTGGTCGCTCGCAGCCCGTGGCCTCCGCACCGGTCTTCTGGACGCCGATATCAATGGCCCCACGGTCCCGCTGATGATGGGACTGCAGGGCCAGATCGGGAAGGGATCGCTGGGACTGACACCCATGCCGGTGCTCGAGAACCTGCTGGTCATGTCCATCAGCTTCTTCCTCGATAGCCCCGACACGCCGACAATCTGGCGCGGACCTCTCAAGGGCGGGATCATCCGGCAGTTCATCGCCGACATGGATTGGGGCCCGCTGGACTACCTCGTTATCGACCTGCCGCCAGGCACCGGCGACGAGCCCCTGACGGTGGCCCAGACCTTCCCGGCGGCCGACGGAGGCCTGATCGTGACCACGCCCCAGGAGGCCAGTCTGTCGGTGTGCCGCAAGGCGGTCAACTTCCTGAAGGCCGTGAAGCTGCCCTGCCTCGGCGTCATCGAGAACATGAGCGGCTTCCTCTGCCCGCACTGTGGCGAGAGGACCGATATCTTCTCCACCGGCGGCGGAGAGACGATGGCGCAGCAGATGGGCGTGCCCTTCCTTGGCAGCCTCCCGCTCGCACCGGAAGTCGTTGCTCTCGGTGACGAGGGCCAACCCATCATCGGGGCCCAGGCCTCGGCGGGACTGCGGGAAGCCTTCGATGAGGTGGTCGGCAACCTGCTGGCCGTCCAGACGCACTAACCCCCGACCACACCGCAGAGCAGGCGAGCCCCAGGGCCCCGACGAGGGTTCTGGGGCTCGCTTTGTCTTTGGTTGACAGGAGCCGATTCGTATATTATATATTCTGCGTTAGCCACAACCGTTGCTGCTGCCGACAGGTGTTCAGGAGGGCTCTGAGCGACATGAAGATAACCGACGTCAAAGCCATACCGGTCAAGGGCCGCCACTGGCCACGCTTCCCGATGATCTTCATCGAGGTGTATACCGACGAGGGCCTCGTCGGCACCGGCGAAGCGCTGACCTTCCAGGCGACCGGCGTGATCCAGTCCATCGAGAGCCTTGGCGAGTGGATTCGCGGCGAGGACCCTCTGCGCATCGAGCGCATCTGGGAGCGCTGCTTCCGCCGTGGCGCGAACCTCCCTGCGCTGAGCGGGATCGAGACCGCGCTGTGGGACATCGCCGGACAGGCCGCCGGGATGCCGATCTACCAACTCCTCGGCGGTGCGTGTCAGGACCGCATCCGGGTCTACGCCGACGGGTTCTTCCGTGGTGCCGATCCGACGCCGGAGGCCTACAAGGAGAAGGCTGCTGCTGCCGTCGCGCAGGGCCTCACGGCGCTGAAGCTGGACGTGGACGACTTCATGGGGCGCCTCAGCGGAGAGGCGAAGCCCGGTGAGGAGCGCCCGCTGATCCGCTGCCACGGCACGAACCTGGGACGCGGCATCCGCAACAAGGAACTGGAAGAGGTACAGTCGAGTGTGGCGGCAATCCGTGAGCACCTCGGCCCCGATGTAGACCTGGCGCTGGATTGCCACTGGGCCTTCGATGTGCCCTCGGCGCTGCGACTTGGCCGTGCCCTGGAGCCCTACAACCTGCTATGGCTGGAGGATCCGATCCCCTCGGGCAACGCTGCCGCCCTGGCCAAGCTGTCCGAGCAGTTGGCCGTGCCGATCTGCGTCGGCGAGGCCTCCAAGACCCGCTACGAGTTCCGTGAGATCTTCGAGCGCCAGGCAGCGGACATCATCATGCCTGACGTCGTCTGCGCCGGCGGTGTCCTGGAGATGAAGAAGATCGCCGCCCTCGCCGACACCTACTACATCCCGATGGCCCCGCACGACATGGTTGGCCCGGTGGCAACGGCGGCCAGTGTGCAGGTGTGTGCGTGCATCCCCAACTTCCTGATCCTCGAGCACCAGATGAACGACGTGCCCTGGCGCAACGACCTGGTGGATGAAGCGCCGGTCGTGCGCGACGGACACATCGACGTACCGACTCGCCCCGGTCTGGGGCTTCGCCTGAATCACGACGCCCTTGCTGCATACCGCGCTGAGTGACACGGAGAGGAGATTCGCATGAACCCCGAACTGGTTCCGCTGCTGGTTAACGGTCAGGACGTTACCACTGGCCGCACCTTCGTGGTCGATGATCCGGCCACCGAGGAGCAAATCGCCCAGGTGGCTGCCGCTGACAAAGAGACGACCCTTGCCGCGCTCGAGGCCGCCAAGAAGGCCTTCCCGGCCTGGTCGAAGACCACTCTCGCCGAGCGCAAGGCAATCGCGCTGCGTTACGTCGATTTGCTCGAGCGCGACCGCGAGCACCTGACGGACCTGCTCGTGGCTGAGACGGGCAAGCCTCGCGACGCTGCGGGCTACGACGTGACCATTCTGGTCAACTCGGTTCGCTTCTTCCAGGAGGAGGTCGAGCGGATCCGTCAGGAGGTCATCCCCGACCCGACCGGACGGTTCCATCACTACGTCCTGCGTCAGGCGCTGGGGGTCGTCGTCGGGTTCCTGGCGTGGAACTACCCTCTGCTGAACCTGGGCTACAAGCTCGGTCCGATCCTGGCCACGGGCTGCACCTCGGTCATCAAGCCCTCGCGGCATACTCCGCTGGCGACCCTTGCCTCAGCCCGGTTGCTGTCTGAGGCCGGTGTTCCTGACGGTGTGGTCAACGTCATCGCCTGCGACGACCGCGAGACCACCAGGGTCCTGCTGCAAAGCGACATCCCGGCGCTGGTGACGATGATCGGCTCGACCGCTGCCGGCCTGGAGGTCATGCGCACCGCCTCCACCAGCATCAAGCGCTACTCGCTGGAGCTGGGCGGCAATGCCCCGGCCATCGTCTACCCCGATGCCGACCTGCAGGACGCCGTGAACCGCATCGTCGATCTCAAATTCAGCAACGCCGGGCAAGTCTGCGTGGCGCCGAACCGGGCTCTCGTGCATGCCGAGGTGCTGGAGGACTTCCTGCGCCTGGCCGCCGAGCGCGTCGGGAAGTTCAACCTCGGCAGCGGCGTCGGCCCCCTGCCGATGATGGGGCCGATGATCACCGCCGACGCTCGCGACCGGATGCTGGAGCTGGTGCAAGAGTCCGTAGCCGACGGCGCGAAGGTGGTCTGCGGAGGTAGCAGGCCCGAGCAGCCGGCACGCGGGTACTTCATGCAGCCGACGGTCCTGCGCGACGTGCGCCCTGAGATGCGGATTGCTCGCGAGGAGATCTTCGGGCCGATCCTGCCGGTAATCCGCTTCACCGAGGACGAAGAGGCGCTGGCGATGGGCAATGACACCAACTATGGCCTCGCGGCCTATGTCTTCACCACGAACCTGAGTCGCGCGCTGCACGCGGTGGAGACTCTCCAGGCGGGTAGCGTGTGCGTGAATGAGCCGCACAACGGCGTGCACCTTCCGCACGGCGGTCAGAAGCAGAGCGGCCTGGGTTGCGACCGCTCGCACTACAGCCTCGAAGAGTACATGACCCTGAAGCGCGTAACCATCCGCAAGTAGCCTGAGGGCGAGGTCGCTGTGAGCAGTCCGAGAAGCGTCGAGCCAATCCCGCAGACCCAGCTTCTGCAGTCCGTGGCGCTGGAGCACATCCGCGACGCCATCCTGGAGGGCCGACTGGCGCCTGGGACGCCGCTGCGGATTGGTGCCCTGGCTCAGGAGCTTGGGGTGAGTCCGATCCCGGTCCGCGAGGCGCTGCAGGTCCTGGCGACCGAGGGACTCGCAGTGCACCTCCCCCGGCGCGGGATGGTCGTGAGCTCGCTCACCGCCGAGGACATCAACGACACTTACGAGGTGCGGGAGGCGCTGGAGGGTTTCGCGGTCCGCTGCGCTGCCGGAAGGATGAGCCCGGAGGGACTCGCCGAATTGCAGGCGATGCTGGGGCAGATGGAGGAGGCGACCGAGCGGGTCGACCATGAGGCCCTGCTGCGACTGGATCGCGCCTTCCACACCCGTCTGTGCGAGGCCTATCCGAACCGTCGCGCCTGGACCTTCCTGCGGCAGCTCTGGGACTACACCTACCGGATTCGCCGGTTCTACCCGCGCTCGGAGGGACGGCTGCGAGTCACGATGGTAGAGCACCGGGCGATCCTGGCGGCCTTTGAAGCAGGTGACGGCGAAGGCTGCGAGCGACTCATACGTGCCCATCTGGATGGTGCGCGTCAGGATCTGCTGGAGCGTCTTGGCGACGAAGGCGAGGCAGAAGCAACCTGAGTTCCGCAACAGCCCTGTTGCCGTCCGCGTATGCCTCACGGAGGAAGCGAAGAAGCCTGCCTTGCGGCAGGCTTCTTCTGTGACTGGTGGCAGGTGGACCGGACACCGTGCCTGCTACCCGAATCGCTTGAAGGCCTGCGGTCGGCGAGTAGCGAAAGGACCGCCACCAAGGAGGCGACCCATGGAACCCTTCACCCAGACCTTGCGCCGGCTCCTCGACGAGACACCTGTTCTTGACCCGCATTGTCACCTGCGTGCCAGTCGTCCCCAGGCCGACACCCTCGCCGACCTCGTGCTGTATCACCATGTGTGGGTGGAGCTTGTCTCTGCCGGAATGCCCGTCGAGGCCACCAGCCGCGCCGGGCTGCCCCACGAAGTCGCCGACCCGGACATGCCGCCGATGGACCGTCTTCGGGCTGCACTTCCCTGGCTCTCCCACCTGCGCAATACAACGCTGGGCTACCTGCTGCGGACTCTGCTCGAGGACTTGTACGGCGTCCCCGGCGGGCAGTTGACGGAGGACAACCTTGAGGAGGTAGCTGCGCAGGTCGCGGAGGCGAGTGCCTGTGAAGGCCGTGCCGTCGAAGTCCTTCGCGATCGTTGCGGCATCCGAAAGGCGCTGACCGTAGAAGCCTCAGGACGCCCGCCGATCGGTGAAGTGATCGGCCTGGGACGCGAGGGTGTCCCGACGAACCTCCTCAGCGGCAAGCAGACGCCCCGGCAAGTCCTGGAGGGTATGGCGCGGACGCTGGGCTCTGAGTTGCGGACCGGTGAGGACTACGCCGCCGCAATGAGGCAGCTCGGGGCCCTTCGCGGCAAGAGCAGTTTGCGCTTTGTCGGTGTGTGGGTGCTGCCCTCGATGACACTCCGGCAGCCGCAGCCCGGCGAGATCGAGGGTATCCTCGATCGCGCTCGGGAGGACCGTCCCATCTCGCCGGAGGAAGCGGGCCTGCTCTGCGGCTTTGGTCTGACGCACTTCCTGCTCGGTATGCGCGAGGGTCATCTGCGCACGATCCAGCTCATCGTCGGGGCGGAAGTCCTGCCCCCACACCGGTCGATCACCCAGTGGAGTCCGGAGCTGCCCGGCGGTCTGGCAAGACTGGCCGGAGCCTTCGAGGACTTCCAGTTCAACTGCTCGACCGCCAGCGACCTCTTCACGCAGGACCTGGGCATCCTCGCCAAACACCTCCCGAACGTCAGCGTCGCCGGTTACTGGTGGCACGTACTGTACCCGCACTATATCCGCAAGAGCCTCGAGACGCGGCTGGACATGGTGCCGGCCAACAAGATCGTCGGGTTCTTCTCCGACGCCTACCATGCGGAGTGGTGCTACCCGAAGCTGAAGCTGGTGAAGCAGATCCTTAGCGAGGTGCTGGTCGATCGCGTCGAGCGTGGGCTCCTCACCGAGGACATCGCTCTCTCGCTCGTGGCACCGCTGCTGCATGAGAACGCAGCGCGAATCTACGGGGTCGGATAGTCACAGCACCCGCGAAGGCGAAGTGCCTTGCGGCGGGAGCGAAATAGGTGGCCCAGGGAGGAGCCCGACCGGACGTCAGCGAACCAGTCGCAGGCCGCACCGAGGAGCGCAGAGCAATGGCCGCAGCACAAGCACCGCACACTTCACGAATCCGCAGCCGCCGACTGGCGCTGGTGGGAGCGATCGCCTTCCTGATGGCGCTGTCGAGATGCTGCCTCGCAGCGGAGGCACCGCAACTGAAGCCCTTCGCCCTGTGGCAACTGAAGAATCAGACGCACAGCCAGATGATGTCCTATGTGATCCGCAGCGAGTCGGGCAAGGTCATCGTCATCGACGGCGGCATGGCCGGTGACGCAAAGTACCTCTCCGCCTTCCTTGCGAAGCTGGGCGATCATGTCTCCGCGTGGTTCCTCACTCACCCGCACGACGATCACATGGACGCCCTGACCGCGATTCTCCCGAACCCCGGCAAGCTGCAGATCGACGCCCTCTACGCCTCCATGCCCAACCGGGAGTGGATGGCCCGCTACGGCTCGAAGACGGAGCTGCAGGCCTATGACCGAGCCTGCGCCGTGTTCGCCGAGACCGGGCGTGCGGTTACCGAGCTGCAGCTTGGACAGGAGATCGTCCTCGACGGGCTGCTCTTCGAGGTCCTTGGTGTCAAGAACCCCGAGATCACCGCGAACCCGGTCAACAACCAGAGTCTTCTGCTGAGGCTGTCCGGGGCCGGACGAACCGTGCTGTTCACCGGCGACCTGGGCGTCGAGGGCGGACGCAAGGCGATCACCGGGGCCTACGCGAGCAAGCTCCATGCCGACTATGTCCAGATGGCGCACCACGGGCAGAACGGCGTCAACGAGGCCTTCTATCAGCACGTCGGGGCAAGCCATTGCCTGTGGCCGACGCCGCTGTGGCTCTGGGACAACGACAAGGGCGCCGGGAAGGGCTCCGGGCCCTGGCGAACGCTGGAGGTCCGAGCCTGGATGGACAAGCCGCCGGCGAAGACGCACCATGTAGGCTGTAGGGATTCCGAGCTCATAGACTGAGGTTGCCAAATGGCTGAAGAGAGAAGCGCTAAGGAACCTGTGTCCACTCAACTGCCCGGCTATACGATCCCCGTCATCGACCTCGCCGAGGAGACTGAACGGCAGGTCGTCGTGGATCGCGAGCCGGGCCAGTATCTGGGCCACCCGACGACCGTCCTGCTGAAGGACGGGAAGACGATGCTGATCGTCTACCCGAAGGGCCATGCGCGGGGCGCCATCGTGCTGAAGAAGAGCACCGATGGTGGTCTCACCTGGTCGGAACGGCTGCCGGTGCCGGAGAACTGGGCCACCTCGAAGGAGATCCCTACCCTCTACCCGACCGTCGATGCGCAGGGCAGGCGGCGGATCCTCCTGTTCTCGAGCGAGTACCCAATCCGCAGGGCCGTCTCCGAGGACGACGGCGAGACGTGGTCGCCGCTCGAGCCCATCGGCGACTTCGGCGGAATCGCTGCGATGTGCGACTGTATCCGCCTCAAGGACGGCCGCTACATGGCGCTGTTTCATGATGACGGCCGGTTCCTGCGCAACGAGGGCACGGCCACGAAGTTCACCGTGTTCAAGACCCTCTCCGAGGACGGGGGCATGACCTGGAGTGAGCCCTTCGTCATCGCCGAGCACCCGCAGGCGTGGCTTTGTGAGCCGGGTGCGGTGAGGTCGCCGGACGGTCGCCAGATCGCCGTGCTACTGCGCGACGAGAGCCGCAAGTTCAACTCCTTCATCATCTTCAGCGACGACGAGGGTGAGACCTGGACTGCGCCGCGTGAGGTGCCGTCATCACTCACCGGCGACCGCCATCAGGCCATGTACGCGCCCGACGGTCGCCTGTTCCTCAGCTTCCGCGACAAGGCTCGTGAGAGCCCAACCTATCACGACTGGGTGGGCTGGATCGGCACCTACGAGGACCTCGTCGAGGGTCGTGAGGGGCAGTACCGCGTGCGCTTCCTGCACAATACCAAGGGCCAGGACTGCGCCTACCCGGCGGTCGAGTTGCTGCCCGACGGTACCTTCGTGGTCACCACCTATGGCCACTGGGTCGAGGGTGAGCAGCCCTTCATCGTAAGCGTCCGCTTCCGGATCGAGGAGATTGACGCGAAGGCACCCGGACGCTAACAGAGCCGCCAGCCCCTCGGCCCAGGCCACAAGAATCAGCAAAGGGCGACCCGCTACAGAAGACGGGTCGCCCTTTCTGGGTTTGCGGCAGGGGGTTCGCTACTCCGGGTAGTCGACCTTCATGACCACGTCGAGGACCGAGTACACGCCGCTGCGCAGCTTCGCGGACTTCCAGAGTGCCTCGCCGACCTGCGGGCTGTTCGACGCGCCGAACTGGAAGGTGTTGCGGCCGGCGGCGATCGGTACCGTGAACTTGCCGGGCGCGTCGAGCACCGTCTTGCCGTCGACCTGAAGGCTCATGTCCTGGCCCTTCAGAACCAGTCGGTAGGTGTGGAAGTCATCCGTGGTGTTCATCTCGTACTTCTGCTTGGTGCTGTACCAGGAGATCTCGCCGGGGGTGAGGATCACGCGGTCACCGGCGACGCCGTTGCTGAAGATGATGCTGTTGATGCCCGAGATCACCTTCGCCTGAACCTCGGCCACAGTCTCCCGAGCGGGATCGGCGTTCCACGGGTAGACGAAGTAGAGGTACTCCCCGCTATCCACGCCACGGTCAGCGACGAGCAAGGCTCCGTCCTTCGCCTCGGCGACGCGGTTCTTGCCGAGCGTCTCCGCGCTCCAGGGCGAGGCCGGTATCTTGTCTCCCTGCCAGGTGACATCCCACAGGTACTTCTCGGTCGGGACGGCCGTCGCCTTGAGCGTAACCTCGTTGTGACCGGGCTTGAAGATCGTTGCGGGCACCGGGTACTCCCACCAGGCGTCCTTGCGGGTCGGGGCAGAAAGGTCGGTACCGTTGACGGAAGCCTCCGGCCCGGTCGGTGCGGTCGTCATCACGCAGAGATGGACGGTCGCGCCTTCGCCTTCCTTGCCGAGCTCAATCGGCACGGTGATTGGCTTGTCCTGGCTGAGCGCCCAGGGGTTGTCCGGTGTGAGGATGGGGACGTTTTGGAAGCGCTCCCCGTCCTTGAGGTACATGCTTGGCCGGTAGTTGCGGACGGTAACGAAGTAGGTCTTGTCCATCGAGGCCAAGGCCTTCGGGTCACCGATCTCCGAGAGCATCGGCGCCTTCGGGTTGAAGAAGTTGAACAGGTAGATGCCGTCGGCGCCGGCCTGCCAGACCTCGGCGGCACGAGCCCGGTAGGTCTGCTGCGAGCCCCGGTTGTAGACCGGCGTCTTGGCCCGGACGCGCGACTCACTCAGCGAGGGGTAGACCGGGACGCCGTACTTGTGCCCCAGGTTGATCAGGTACTCCCAGGGGTTGAGCTGGTAGTAGCAGGTGCCGCTCAGCAGGTCCACATACCCCTCCTGCAGCCAGCGCTCGATATCCAGGCCCACTGCCCGCGCGTAGTCGACCGAGTCCGGCACGCGCACCGCAATCAAGATCGGACGGCCGCGCTTGCGGCCCTGCTCATCGGCCATGACTCGGACGCGGCGCACGAGGTCGGTCATCATGTCCAGTTCCGCCTGGCTCGCGGTACCGCCATAGGCGACGGACTTGAAGTAGCTGCAGTGGCGCAGGAAGTCGAGCTCAACCCCGTCGACGTCGTAGTTGGTGCAGATCTCCTCCAGGTAGCGGAAGGCCAGGTCGCGGATCTCCGGGTGCGTGTAGTCCACGCCGCTCCAGGGGCCGAACTGGGACTTGTTGTCGTAGCTGCCGATGAGCCACTCCGGGTGCTGGTACTTCAGCGGCGGGAAGAGCGGGTATGGGTTGTCCGGTGAGTGCGCAGCGTCGTGGGTGTCGTTCATGCGCATCGAACAGAAGATTTCGATCTTATGCTGCTTGCCGAAGTCCACGACCATCTTGAGCGCATCCGTGCCGAGGTTGATCAGGTCGCGCGTAGCGTTGCGCCCATCGAGGACCTGTCGGTCCAGGACGGTGCCCACTTTGGTGTTGTAGGTGAAGTTGCTGAAGCCGGAGCTGATCGGGCAGTAGAAGATCGTATCAACCTGCGAGCCGACCAGCGGCGAGGTCCTCTGCAGGAGCGCGTTCTCCACCGTGAGCGGCAGGTCCTTGGGGTAGTAGAGCACATCGCAGCCATCGTTGTTGAGGATGATGCGGCGCTGACGATGCGCCAGTTCCTTCCGCTGCTGCACGAAGGCGTCCTGCGACCAGGCTTCGGTCATGACGGTCACCACCATTAGCGCAAGTATCGCGAGACGGTTTCCCATGGGAGGCACCTCGTAAGGTTGTGCAACTCACCGGTTGTGGCTGAGAGCGGCTCGGGTCGTGAGTCCCCTTCAGAAGCCTCGCTTCGCCGTCTGCCCGCGTCCTCCTCCTCGCTGGTGACAGACGGCTCACGCCCTGGGAAGGTCGGAGTTGATGTGGGAGGAACAGAACCAGGTTTCCGGCACGAGCAACACAAGGAGAGAAACTGAGATGAGACTGAAGCAAGTGGTCATCGGCGGGCCGCGCGAGGATCAGCAGTGGCGCGGGATTCCCAGCATCGAGCGCAGTCCGGGCGGAAGGCTCTTCGTGTCCTGGTTCTCCGGCGGCAAGATCGAGCCCGAGGAAACCAACCGTGTCTATCTCCAGACCAGCGACGACGATGGCCAGAGCTTCTCCGAGCCGATCGTGAGGTGCGACCCGGAGGGCAAGACCCGCGCCTTCGATCCGTGCCTGTGGTTCGACCCGCGCGGACGCCTCTGGTATATCTACAATGTCGGCAACCGCGAGGAAAACCAGCACGGGGTCTGGGCGCAGTGCTGCAGCGAACCGGACGCCCCGCAACTCCAGTGGTCTGAGCCGAAGCGTCTTGGGTTCGACGTGCCCTTCAGCTTCCGCAGCAACAAACCGACCGTGCTCAGCACCGGCGAGTGGCTGCTCCCCGTCACCTGGGCCGAGGACACCCGGGGCGACTGGTTCGCCGGCGACCGCCAGCTTCAGGGCTGCGCGATCTCCGAGGACGAAGGCGAGACCTGGACGCTGCACGGCGCGGTGAAGGCCCCCTCCTGGGCGCTGGAGTGCATGTTCATGGAGCTGCACAAGGGCGACGTCCGTATGTACACCCGCTGCGGCGGCGGAGTCATCGACGAGAGCCTGTCGAGGGATCGGGGTCGCACCTGGAGCGAAGCCCGCCCGACGACCATCACGAATCCCGGCTCGCGGTTCTTCGTGCGCCTCCTCGCGAGTGGGCGCTGGCTGCTGATCAACAGCCCCGACCCGAAGGCCCGCACCGGAATGGTCGCCATGCTCTCCGAGGATGAAGGCCGGACCTGGAGCGCACCGCTGATGCTCGATGAGCGCACCAACATCAGCTACCCCGACGCTTGCCAGACCGCCGAGGGTCTGATCTATGCCGTACACGATCGCGAACGCCAGGGGGCAATGGAGGTCCTGCTGTCGGTCTTCTCCGAGCAGGACATCGTGCCCGGACTTCCTTAGGCCTCACTCAGCAGGAGCCTGCCATGCAGCCCAGATGGCACATCGCGTTCTGCAACGTGACCGTGACCGAGTATGCCGGGGTGCCCTACCGGGACTACTACGGTTCGCCTGCGGTGATGCTCGAGGCACAACTGACGGCGCAGGAGGTCGCCCAAGAGCGCTGGGGAGTCGGGCAGTTCCTGCGTCCGCACGTGGATTCGCCCTCCTGCACCTTCGCCTCCTACCTGGGCGCGCCGGTCATCGAGCCCGAGGAAGACGAGGTCCCGTATCTCGACGCCGCCCGACCGCTGCTGACGGAGGTGGCGCAGATCGACCGGCTTCGTGCAGGCGACCCTCGCCGCGACGGTTGGATGGCGCGGCGCTGGAAGGCCTGGCAGTACTATACCGCCCGCGGCTACAAGGTCGGTCTGGGCGGCTATGACGGTGG
This genomic interval carries:
- a CDS encoding PadR family transcriptional regulator is translated as MSRLVEPVILSLLSRDQARYGYEIMEQANREALTDSEIDAAVVYRTLRTLEDAGCVQSEWQPGDGGPHRRMYQITQVGREHLEDWLSVLARHGERLSQFVQQHRTE
- a CDS encoding NifB/NifX family molybdenum-iron cluster-binding protein, translated to MKAAIACDGTRVSQHFGRCEKYLVAELDGTDTRSVQWLANAGHEHGVLPEVIRREGVQVVVAGGAGPRAQQLLAEYGVQMILGASGDALEVLQALAQGTLQPGASSCDHSKCDHTGCNHTG
- a CDS encoding Mrp/NBP35 family ATP-binding protein — its product is MPEDWCPPEYKAKKQDAPQDDHAAQEERIREHAANMSHQILVLSGKGGVGKSTVATNLAWSLAARGLRTGLLDADINGPTVPLMMGLQGQIGKGSLGLTPMPVLENLLVMSISFFLDSPDTPTIWRGPLKGGIIRQFIADMDWGPLDYLVIDLPPGTGDEPLTVAQTFPAADGGLIVTTPQEASLSVCRKAVNFLKAVKLPCLGVIENMSGFLCPHCGERTDIFSTGGGETMAQQMGVPFLGSLPLAPEVVALGDEGQPIIGAQASAGLREAFDEVVGNLLAVQTH
- a CDS encoding mandelate racemase/muconate lactonizing enzyme family protein — its product is MKITDVKAIPVKGRHWPRFPMIFIEVYTDEGLVGTGEALTFQATGVIQSIESLGEWIRGEDPLRIERIWERCFRRGANLPALSGIETALWDIAGQAAGMPIYQLLGGACQDRIRVYADGFFRGADPTPEAYKEKAAAAVAQGLTALKLDVDDFMGRLSGEAKPGEERPLIRCHGTNLGRGIRNKELEEVQSSVAAIREHLGPDVDLALDCHWAFDVPSALRLGRALEPYNLLWLEDPIPSGNAAALAKLSEQLAVPICVGEASKTRYEFREIFERQAADIIMPDVVCAGGVLEMKKIAALADTYYIPMAPHDMVGPVATAASVQVCACIPNFLILEHQMNDVPWRNDLVDEAPVVRDGHIDVPTRPGLGLRLNHDALAAYRAE
- a CDS encoding aldehyde dehydrogenase family protein, which encodes MNPELVPLLVNGQDVTTGRTFVVDDPATEEQIAQVAAADKETTLAALEAAKKAFPAWSKTTLAERKAIALRYVDLLERDREHLTDLLVAETGKPRDAAGYDVTILVNSVRFFQEEVERIRQEVIPDPTGRFHHYVLRQALGVVVGFLAWNYPLLNLGYKLGPILATGCTSVIKPSRHTPLATLASARLLSEAGVPDGVVNVIACDDRETTRVLLQSDIPALVTMIGSTAAGLEVMRTASTSIKRYSLELGGNAPAIVYPDADLQDAVNRIVDLKFSNAGQVCVAPNRALVHAEVLEDFLRLAAERVGKFNLGSGVGPLPMMGPMITADARDRMLELVQESVADGAKVVCGGSRPEQPARGYFMQPTVLRDVRPEMRIAREEIFGPILPVIRFTEDEEALAMGNDTNYGLAAYVFTTNLSRALHAVETLQAGSVCVNEPHNGVHLPHGGQKQSGLGCDRSHYSLEEYMTLKRVTIRK
- a CDS encoding GntR family transcriptional regulator, whose translation is MSSPRSVEPIPQTQLLQSVALEHIRDAILEGRLAPGTPLRIGALAQELGVSPIPVREALQVLATEGLAVHLPRRGMVVSSLTAEDINDTYEVREALEGFAVRCAAGRMSPEGLAELQAMLGQMEEATERVDHEALLRLDRAFHTRLCEAYPNRRAWTFLRQLWDYTYRIRRFYPRSEGRLRVTMVEHRAILAAFEAGDGEGCERLIRAHLDGARQDLLERLGDEGEAEAT
- a CDS encoding MBL fold metallo-hydrolase — its product is MAAAQAPHTSRIRSRRLALVGAIAFLMALSRCCLAAEAPQLKPFALWQLKNQTHSQMMSYVIRSESGKVIVIDGGMAGDAKYLSAFLAKLGDHVSAWFLTHPHDDHMDALTAILPNPGKLQIDALYASMPNREWMARYGSKTELQAYDRACAVFAETGRAVTELQLGQEIVLDGLLFEVLGVKNPEITANPVNNQSLLLRLSGAGRTVLFTGDLGVEGGRKAITGAYASKLHADYVQMAHHGQNGVNEAFYQHVGASHCLWPTPLWLWDNDKGAGKGSGPWRTLEVRAWMDKPPAKTHHVGCRDSELID
- a CDS encoding sialidase family protein, which gives rise to MAEERSAKEPVSTQLPGYTIPVIDLAEETERQVVVDREPGQYLGHPTTVLLKDGKTMLIVYPKGHARGAIVLKKSTDGGLTWSERLPVPENWATSKEIPTLYPTVDAQGRRRILLFSSEYPIRRAVSEDDGETWSPLEPIGDFGGIAAMCDCIRLKDGRYMALFHDDGRFLRNEGTATKFTVFKTLSEDGGMTWSEPFVIAEHPQAWLCEPGAVRSPDGRQIAVLLRDESRKFNSFIIFSDDEGETWTAPREVPSSLTGDRHQAMYAPDGRLFLSFRDKARESPTYHDWVGWIGTYEDLVEGREGQYRVRFLHNTKGQDCAYPAVELLPDGTFVVTTYGHWVEGEQPFIVSVRFRIEEIDAKAPGR